A single Drosophila miranda strain MSH22 chromosome XR, D.miranda_PacBio2.1, whole genome shotgun sequence DNA region contains:
- the LOC108152501 gene encoding uncharacterized protein LOC108152501 isoform X7, with protein MEIEKPKSKSQQPQKMEPTDSKRSKKGRKSRPVQAPIEQELPQEQAQAQAQEQQQHHHPWDEGRAARTTPSPNRAIASTGTALTRFLTCMAPVIVSLPGSAPGSGAEQPTILLINGIADDSQLQDRQSKAAALRLALESNNHHSEANSSLGSHPVLSVPTTPGGSHLLDFESHLIENVVGQGSGVGIRELTPFEQELQQGTSKVGTDDAASVIEVEPAGAKTKQAIQTLAPPHQIAEVDETATPSEAVRRTAEQLVDEIEQALQQIPKVDETAPPSELVRRTAEQLVDEIERELIETLSKDVDEAKTEHDSQVKRDRDELSSLSQQVEVQLNELTSILKNKPQAEIVLELPEPEEEPRPLRHAANELKLVEVPTPKTEAEEQQRKEFIDSLPQIEQNAAGETETDAQRLSADCKREYYQSLKKYLLHSSQDKPPIPLQTYRWEDLRRARERGGYPWTHLYKRPLGPDEQPEIVLLLRKSQELRFKSESPKSLKKVRYDEQVLVKETERYIQDLSEDEALAHTSEDSSEESDSEAESESERETHNEDALSECISCVSDSVLAVGGHNKPRKTSRLAHIRDIIRRRRSGRTHEDAQSLPGTSANPSRQNSLHELAPPPGSLIPNTEKPPKSSKPKAKQSFDIMKKLKSLAERQKKRLNIKRITLKKDEKIVLGEQQKIMKLKASPKSDRGEIPHFIEKQDSDDILELVEYDESPCRKRNKEELEQEQREDMPSTSAAAGSVPQPDEIIELPVAKTETDAPALEVTEPQEEKIEDGTTADGDGTESPPKKTPRLRREHVYEEIGHQTPELVDQQSIIELDALKKSLTRQDHMAIDDIEAAKAVPLDRMGSSEEEQVASAVAGSGKSGALLAPLSSIDSTSSDEERARLAQLSPVAEESDIEPMEVADLRPALKKEASPAPSDKKVTFSHVEDEAEPHREDIELPEAVLEAAANAAKWKSERESNLFALLMKLLLTLLPGGGQRRRFRNRNRNRDRGTTKHTNAPAPQYYQDYHYHYTDHTTTNPIPVAGPIRKHRSSWWRGPSRWTLCCCCSGGDTNKFW; from the exons GACGAGCAGCACGGACAACACCCAGTCCGAATAGGGCCATTGCCAGCACGGGCACAGCACTGACCCGATTCCTGACCTGTATGGCACCAGTGATTG TGTCGCTACCCGGCTCCGCACCTGGATCTGGAGCTGAGCAGCCGACCATTCTGCTGATCAACGGCATCGCCGACGATTCCCAACTGCAGGACAGGCAGAGCAAGGCCGCCGCCCTGAGGTTGGCCCTCGAGAGCAACAACCACCACAGTGAAGCCAACTCCTCGCTGGGCAGCCATCCCGTGCTGTCAGTGCCCACCACTCCGGGAGGGTCGCATCTGCTGGACTTTGAGTCCCACCTCATCGAGAACGTTGTGGGCCAGGGCAGCGGAGTGGGCATCAGGGAGCTGACGCCCTTTGAGCAGGAgctgcagcagggcacatccAAGGTCGGGACAGACGATGCCGCGTCTGTGATCGAGGTGGAACCAGCCGGGGCCAAGACCAAGCAGGCCATTCAGACTCTAGCGCCGCCGCATCAAATCGCCGAGGTAGACGAGACGGCCACCCCGTCGGAGGCAGTGCGTCGGACCGCCGAGCAGCTGGTCGATGAGATCGAGCAGGCCCTGCAACAAATCCCCAAGGTAGACGAGACGGCCCCCCCTTCGGAGCTAGTGCGTCGCACCGCCGAGCAGCTGGTGGATGAGATCGAGCGCGAGCTAATTGAAACCCTGAGCAAAGATGTAGACGAGGCCAAGACTGAGCACGACAGTCAGGTGAAGCGCGATCGCGACGAGCTCAGCTCGCTATCCCAGCAGGTGGAGGTGCAGCTGAACGAGCTGACCAGCATCCTCAAGAACAAGCCGCAGGCGGAGATTGTGTTGGAGCTGCCGGAGCCGGAGGAGGAGCCCAGGCCACTGAGACACGCAGCCAACGAGCTAAAGCTCGTGGAGGTGCCCACGCCCAAGACCGAGGCCGAGGAACAGCAGCGGAAGGAGTTTATCGACTCGCTGCCACAAATCGAACAGAACGCGGCAGGGGAGACCGAGACGGATGCCCAACGACTCTCAGCGGACTGCAAAAGGGAGTATTATCAGTCGCTGAAGAAGTATCTGCTGCACAGCAGCCAGGACAAGCCGCCAATTCCGCTCCAGACCTATCGCTGGGAGGATCTTCGACGAGCCAGAGAGCGG GGCGGCTATCCGTGGACGCATCTGTACAAGCGTCCCCTGGGACCCGACGAGCAGCCGGAGATTGTGCTGCTCCTGCGCAAGTCCCAGGAGCTGCGATTCAAGTCCGAATCGCCCAAGTCCCTGAAGAAGGTGCGCTACGACGAGCAGGTGCTGGTCAAGGAGACCGAGCGCTATATACAGGACCTCTCCGAGGACGAGGCGCTAGCCCACACCTCCGAGGACAGCAGCGAGGAGTCCGACTCGGAGGCCGAGTCCGAGTCAGAGCGCGAGACCCACAACGAGGACGCCCTCAGCGAGTGCATCTCCTGTGTGTCCGACTCTGTGCTCGCCGTCGGAGGCCACAACAAGCCGCGCAAGACCAGTCGCCTGGCCCACATCCGCGACATCATCCGGCGCAGGCGCAGCGGACGCACCCACGAGGACGCCCAGTCGCTGCCAGGCACCTCTGCCAATCCCAGCCGGCAGAACAGCCTCCACGAACTAGCCCCGCCGCCGGGATCTCTTATCCCGAATACAGAGAAGCCCCCGAAGAGCTCCAAACCGAAGGCCAAGCAGAGCTTCGACATCATGAAGAAGCTGAAGAGTCTGGCCGAGAGGCAGAAGAAGCGCCTGAACATCAAGCGCATCACCCTGAAGAAGGACGAGAAGATCGTCTTGGGCGAGCAGCAGAAGATCATGAAGCTGAAGGCCTCGCCCAAGTCGGACCGCGGCGAGATTCCGCACTTTATCGAAAAACAGGACTCGGACGACATCCTCGAGCTGGTCGAGTACGATGAGTCGCCCTGTCGCAAGCGCAACAAGGAGGAGCTCGAGCAGGAGCAGCGCGAGGATATGCCCAGCACCAGTGCGGCAGCAGGGAGTGTCCCCCAGCCGGATGAGATCATTGAGCTGCCCGTGGCAAAGACTGAGACCGATGCACCCGCTCTGGAGGTCACAGAGCCGCAGGAGGAGAAAATTGAAGATGGGACAACTGCGGATGGCGATGGCACAGAGTCTCCTCCCAAGAAGACCCCACGACTCCGTCGGGAGCATGTCTATGAGGAGATTGGGCACCAAACACCCGAACTGGTGGATCAGCAGTCCATCATTGAGCTGGACGCCCTCAAAAAGTCGCTGACGCGTCAGGACCATATGGCCATCGATGACATTGAGGCCGCCAAGGCAGTACCCCTGGATCGCATGGGCAGCAGTGAGGAGGAGCAGGTGGCCTCGGCGGTTGCCGGTTCCGGCAAGTCTGGAGCCCTCCTGGCCCCGCTCTCCTCCATAGACTCGACCTCGTCGGACGAGGAGCGAGCCCGCCTGGCACAGCTGTCACCCGTGGCCGAGGAGAGCGACATCGAGCCGATGGAGGTCGCCGACCTGCGTCCCGCGCTCAAGAAGGAAGCCTCGCCGGCGCCTTCGGACAAGAAGGTGACCTTCTCGCATGTGGAAGACGAGGCCGAGCCCCATCGCGAGGACATCGAGCTGCCCGAAGCCGTGCTAGAGGCAGCCGCCAATGCGGCCAAATGGAAGAGCGAGAG AGAGTCTAACCTGTTTGCCCTGCTCATGAAACTGTTACTAACCCTCTTGCCGGGAGGTGGCCAGCGCAGACGCTTTCGAAATCGAAACCGAAATCGAGATCGAGGCACCACCAAACACACGAATGCACCAGCACCACAGTACTACCAAGACTACCACTACCACTACACAGACCACACCACAACAAACCCAATACCAGTAGCAGGACCAATCCGCAAACACAGATCCTCTTGGTGGAGAGGTCCTTCCCGCTGGAcactctgctgctgctgcagcggcgGTGATACTAACAAGTTTTGGTAG